A genomic window from Diorhabda sublineata isolate icDioSubl1.1 chromosome 8, icDioSubl1.1, whole genome shotgun sequence includes:
- the LOC130448374 gene encoding uncharacterized protein LOC130448374: protein MSKPKVLILGGCGFIGRNLIVYLVKNDLVSAIRIVDKVPPQVAWLNDVHGDAFKNEIVEFKSANLINIESCKSAFSSSDDTVWDLIVNCAGETKSGQTDPVYNEGILKLSLNCAKEAALQKAKHYIELSSGNMYSSEKTVHKEDGPIEPWTFVAKWKRQVEKKLAEIPDLTYTVLRLPIVYGLGDKNGLMPRIIAASIYKHVGETMKLLWNADLRISTVHVNDVCRAIWFVGNREDTNGQIYNVVDEADSTQGSISNVLSDLFNLKVDYYGNLVSAVVDLVGAADDANDKHLAPWAEACRQDDIQNTPLSPHMDSELLLHKHLRLDGNKLKQLGFSVSQQQPTAENIKEIIDDFVKMKVFPRSLAP from the exons ATGTCTAAGCCTAAAGTTTTAATATTAGGAg gTTGTGGTTTTATTGGCCGCAACTTGATCGTCTATTTAGTCAAAAATGATCTCGTTAGTGCAATAAGAATTGTTGATAAAGTACCACCACAAGTTGCCTGGTTAAACGATGTACATGGGGATgcattcaaaaatgaaattgttgaatttaagagtgctaatttaataaatatag AATCTTGTAAAAGTGCTTTCAGTTCTTCTGACGATACTGTATGGGATCTCATTGTAAACTGTGCAGGTGAAACGAAGTCTGGTCAAACAGATCCTGTTTACAATGAGGGTATTTTGAAATTGAGCTTAAATTGTGCCAAAGAAGCTGCCCTACAAAAAGCCAAACACTATATAGAACTATCTTCTGGTAATATGTATTCATCTGAGAAGACTGTACATAAAGAAGATGGACCGATTGAACCCTGGACTTTCGTAGCTAAATGGAAAAGACAG GTTGAGAAGAAACTGGCCGAAATACCAGACTTAACTTACACCGTCCTCAGACTACCAATAGTATATGGACTTGGCGATAAAAACGGGCTTATGCCGAGAATAATCGCTGCTTCTATATACAAACATGTAGGggaaactatgaaattattatgGAACGCAGATTTACGAATCAGCACTGTTCACGTAAATGATGTTTGTCGGGCTATTTGGTTTGTGGGAAATAGAGAAGATACAAATGGACAG atttacAACGTTGTAGACGAGGCAGATTCGACGCAAGGTTCGATCTCCAATGTACTATCcgatttatttaacttaaaagtAGATTATTACGGTAATCTGGTATCAGCAGTAGTGGATTTGGTAGGCGCCGCAGACGATGCCAACGACAAACATCTAGCTCCTTGGGCAGAAGCTTGTAGACAAGACGATATACAAAATACGCCTCTATCACCTCATATGGATTCAGAATTATTGCTCCATAAACATTTAAGACTCGACGGTAACAAATTGAAGCAATTGGGCTTCAGTGTTTCACAACAGCAACCCACCGCTGAAAATATTAAAGAGATTATTGATGATTTTgtaaaaatgaaagtttttccTAGATCTTTGGCTccttaa